A region of Sulfurimonas sp. DNA encodes the following proteins:
- a CDS encoding IS3 family transposase has protein sequence MSRKQGQTYTAKQKTKIVLEMLKEDMTISQLATKYKITSQSLGKWKTQFLENASLAFDLGGATKAYRDEIEELKTENDGLAKALGKATVRAGFVEKKLKSLDLCNKKALIESKHKKLSISEQCEIFGISRSHYYYQPVPMSQKNIKLLHKIDEIATENSEYGYRFIYEQLKEDGYAIGRNRVLKYMAILGIQAIYPTKKKLTSIKNKEHKIYEYLLKKYWTRVGKKNTVYVPTPNEVWSGDITYIRINGGFMYLAAVIDWHSKAILSYKILSCPCGTNSMDATLATDVLEKALAKYPKPKIFNSDQGSQYTSNEHTQILKRYNIQISMNGKARSIHNIVIERFFRTLKHGNIYINDYQTIRNLKEGVKAYIYKYNFKRFHSSLDYRKPMNVYLEYLKNVG, from the coding sequence ATGAGTAGAAAACAAGGGCAAACTTATACGGCAAAACAGAAGACTAAAATAGTCTTAGAAATGTTAAAAGAAGATATGACAATAAGTCAGTTAGCAACTAAGTATAAAATCACTTCTCAATCATTAGGAAAATGGAAGACTCAATTTTTAGAAAATGCATCTTTAGCATTTGACTTGGGTGGAGCGACGAAAGCTTATAGAGATGAAATAGAAGAGTTAAAAACTGAGAATGATGGCTTAGCTAAGGCACTAGGAAAAGCAACTGTAAGAGCAGGTTTCGTTGAAAAAAAGCTAAAGAGCTTGGACTTATGTAATAAAAAAGCTTTGATCGAGTCCAAGCATAAAAAATTATCAATTTCAGAGCAATGTGAGATATTTGGTATTAGTAGAAGCCACTATTACTATCAACCAGTACCAATGAGTCAAAAAAACATCAAACTACTTCATAAAATTGATGAGATAGCTACAGAGAACTCAGAGTATGGTTATAGGTTTATCTACGAGCAACTCAAAGAAGATGGCTATGCCATTGGCAGAAATAGAGTCTTGAAATATATGGCAATACTTGGCATACAAGCAATATACCCAACTAAAAAGAAACTAACAAGTATTAAAAATAAAGAACATAAAATATATGAGTACCTCCTCAAGAAGTATTGGACTAGAGTTGGTAAGAAAAATACTGTCTATGTGCCTACTCCAAACGAAGTATGGAGTGGTGACATTACCTATATTCGTATTAACGGAGGTTTTATGTATCTGGCAGCAGTTATAGACTGGCATTCTAAAGCTATACTCTCCTATAAAATATTATCATGCCCTTGTGGTACTAATTCTATGGATGCAACACTTGCAACCGATGTGCTAGAAAAGGCACTTGCAAAGTATCCTAAGCCTAAGATATTTAATAGTGATCAAGGAAGTCAATATACAAGCAATGAGCATACTCAGATACTTAAAAGATATAATATTCAAATATCAATGAATGGGAAAGCTAGAAGTATTCACAATATAGTAATTGAGAGATTTTTTAGAACCCTTAAACATGGTAATATTTACATAAATGATTATCAAACTATTAGAAATTTAAAAGAAGGAGTTAAAGCTTATATCTATAAATACAACTTTAAGAGATTTCACTCAAGTTTAGATTATAGAAAACCGATGAATGTTTATCTTGAATATCTAAAAAATGTAGGGTAA
- a CDS encoding aminoacetone oxidase family FAD-binding enzyme: MKIYDVIILGAGASGLMCASHLSEKLNVSIIDINSKVAQKLKISGGGKCNITSTSVSSNNFDGDEEFISNILSEYSKENLLEFLKINSLFPVIRKNRYYFCKNSSDEIINILKKLSNKHELILNTKVSEVKKVNKIFEIVTDRKILKAKKVIVATGGKSFQTLGASDIGLKIAKNFDISVKEFTPALVGMTLQKDQFWMKELSGLSCFVHIKVDEKTLKEDLLFAHRGISGPAVLSASLYWKKAKMAINFLPKNKIKDLIRNSKKLVSSAIPLPKRLSIAILKAIDVQDKECKKLSSKEVEKLLDIHNYEFAPAGNFGFTKAEVSRGGVCAKELHNHSLESKSIKNLHFIGEVVDVTGELGGYNFQWAFSSGVICAREINSVL; encoded by the coding sequence ATGAAAATATATGATGTTATTATTTTAGGTGCTGGAGCAAGTGGTTTGATGTGTGCTTCGCATCTAAGTGAAAAGTTAAATGTATCTATTATAGATATTAATTCAAAAGTTGCTCAAAAATTAAAAATATCTGGCGGTGGTAAATGTAACATCACAAGCACAAGTGTAAGTTCAAATAATTTCGATGGTGATGAAGAATTTATTTCAAATATTTTAAGTGAATATTCAAAAGAAAATTTATTAGAATTTTTAAAAATCAACAGCCTCTTTCCTGTGATACGAAAAAATCGTTATTATTTTTGTAAAAATTCTTCAGATGAAATAATTAACATCCTTAAAAAACTGAGTAATAAGCATGAGCTAATTTTAAATACAAAAGTAAGTGAAGTTAAAAAAGTAAATAAAATATTTGAAATTGTAACTGATAGAAAAATTTTAAAAGCTAAAAAAGTGATAGTTGCAACAGGTGGAAAAAGCTTTCAAACTCTTGGTGCAAGTGATATTGGTTTAAAAATAGCAAAAAACTTTGACATCAGTGTGAAAGAATTTACTCCTGCTTTAGTTGGAATGACACTTCAAAAAGATCAGTTTTGGATGAAAGAACTTAGTGGACTTAGTTGTTTCGTACATATAAAAGTAGATGAAAAAACTTTAAAAGAAGATTTACTTTTTGCACACAGAGGTATAAGTGGTCCTGCTGTTTTGAGTGCGTCTTTGTACTGGAAAAAGGCAAAAATGGCAATTAATTTTTTACCTAAAAACAAGATAAAAGATTTGATAAGAAATAGTAAAAAACTAGTAAGTTCTGCTATTCCTTTACCAAAAAGACTTTCTATAGCAATATTAAAGGCGATTGATGTCCAAGACAAAGAGTGTAAAAAGCTTAGTAGCAAAGAAGTCGAGAAACTCTTAGATATACATAACTATGAGTTTGCTCCTGCTGGTAACTTTGGTTTTACTAAAGCAGAAGTAAGTAGAGGAGGGGTTTGTGCAAAAGAGTTACATAATCACTCTTTAGAATCCAAAAGTATAAAAAATTTACACTTTATTGGTGAAGTTGTCGATGTAACAGGAGAATTAGGTGGGTATAACTTTCAGTGGGCATTTAGCAGTGGGGTTATTTGTGCAAGAGAGATAAACTCTGTACTTTAA
- a CDS encoding calcium-binding protein produces the protein MSYRLDNKEEKAISKSILPNSKERAAVMSQLYRLGTAGAPSLLAAIKDGNRAEAWFQIRYYSNGDELPGNYYRVVQESNIFNLYDTTSNEKNSKDIIRMARIHQAKIAEEEGESSAYNGTNKIGLQIENAKNYLIDNFGEGIIIKGEVIVGVNSVNDEYKSGIGKANINDTLQGTAKNDLIFGERGNDTIHGNGGNDVIYGGTGNDTINGGADNDFLYGEEDHDTLLGAGGNDYLDGGNGNDTLSGGADIDTLLGGSGDDILYGNSGNDTLLGGENNDALFGGSGSDTLLGQAGDDVLAGSDADNLYGEKTHDYLLGGTGFDTYHVSDKDVINDADSNGLIMFNDKSISGKKTKVEGSDTLYEDANFLYALDGSNMIVTEKATHEYITIENFNFNSDGMGMNFDDGSDDSTKKDVEIYVGDATATEGGALEFTIGIDNTLDKDYTTPICQDNFFKNLIP, from the coding sequence TTGTCATATAGATTAGATAATAAAGAAGAGAAAGCTATATCTAAATCTATTTTACCAAATTCTAAAGAAAGAGCAGCTGTTATGTCTCAACTCTATAGATTAGGAACAGCAGGAGCACCTAGTTTATTAGCTGCTATAAAAGATGGGAATCGTGCAGAAGCATGGTTTCAAATAAGATACTATTCAAATGGAGATGAATTACCTGGAAATTATTACAGAGTAGTACAAGAATCAAATATTTTTAACTTGTATGATACAACATCTAACGAAAAAAATTCTAAAGATATCATAAGAATGGCAAGGATTCATCAAGCAAAAATTGCAGAAGAAGAGGGAGAATCATCAGCCTATAATGGGACAAATAAAATAGGTCTTCAAATAGAAAATGCAAAAAACTATCTTATTGATAATTTTGGTGAAGGTATTATTATAAAGGGTGAAGTGATTGTTGGAGTTAATAGTGTCAATGATGAATATAAATCAGGTATCGGTAAAGCAAATATAAATGACACCCTCCAGGGCACAGCCAAAAACGACCTAATCTTCGGAGAAAGAGGAAATGACACCATACATGGTAACGGCGGAAATGATGTTATCTACGGAGGAACAGGCAACGATACCATAAACGGAGGAGCAGACAACGACTTTTTATACGGTGAAGAGGATCATGACACACTTTTAGGAGCAGGTGGCAACGACTACCTAGACGGGGGCAATGGAAACGACACACTCTCAGGCGGAGCAGACATAGATACTCTACTGGGTGGTTCAGGAGATGACATACTTTATGGAAATAGCGGTAATGACACACTTCTAGGAGGTGAGAATAATGATGCACTCTTTGGCGGTAGTGGTTCAGATACTCTTTTAGGTCAAGCAGGTGATGATGTATTGGCAGGTTCAGATGCTGATAACTTATATGGTGAAAAAACACATGATTATCTTCTAGGTGGAACAGGCTTTGATACTTACCATGTCAGTGATAAAGATGTCATAAACGATGCAGACTCAAACGGTCTCATAATGTTTAACGATAAATCTATAAGCGGTAAAAAAACTAAAGTAGAAGGTAGTGATACTCTCTATGAAGATGCTAACTTTCTTTATGCTTTAGATGGTTCAAATATGATAGTAACTGAAAAAGCTACACATGAATATATCACTATTGAAAACTTCAACTTTAACAGTGATGGTATGGGTATGAACTTTGATGATGGAAGTGATGACTCAACTAAAAAAGATGTAGAGATATATGTAGGAGATGCAACAGCAACTGAAGGTGGAGCATTAGAGTTTACAATAGGTATAGATAATACTTTAGATAAAGACTATACTACCCCAATATGTCAAGACAACTTTTTCAAAAATCTAATTCCCTAA
- a CDS encoding outer membrane beta-barrel protein, translated as MAKTLSKLAVATILVASSLSAAPADNSKYRFNTNSLIGLEGTYSNFDYERVKIGDATVREKVSLKGGGLKIGAESNNYRFFLSARMYDAGEFEYARTYGVELQYLFNFSNFANMYLGVNFGKADMKFVDTKNGHNNTVTIDDTYLGGDVGFNVHLGKQVDWEIGARFMRLNTSKTDAGATYNLDHIVTGYTSIIFKYQMD; from the coding sequence ATGGCAAAAACATTAAGTAAATTAGCAGTAGCAACGATATTGGTAGCTTCATCATTAAGTGCAGCACCTGCTGATAATTCAAAATATAGATTTAATACAAATTCATTAATAGGTCTTGAGGGTACATATAGTAATTTTGACTATGAGCGTGTTAAAATAGGCGATGCTACAGTAAGAGAAAAGGTATCATTAAAGGGTGGTGGATTGAAAATTGGTGCAGAGTCAAATAACTATAGATTTTTTCTATCAGCAAGAATGTATGACGCAGGTGAGTTTGAGTATGCAAGAACTTATGGAGTTGAACTGCAATATCTATTTAATTTTTCCAACTTTGCAAACATGTATTTGGGTGTAAACTTTGGTAAAGCAGATATGAAATTTGTTGATACAAAAAATGGACATAACAATACTGTAACAATAGATGATACTTATTTAGGTGGAGATGTAGGTTTTAATGTTCACTTAGGTAAACAAGTTGACTGGGAAATAGGTGCTAGATTTATGCGTTTAAATACTTCAAAAACAGATGCTGGTGCAACTTATAATTTAGATCATATTGTAACTGGTTATACAAGTATAATTTTTAAATATCAAATGGATTAA